The stretch of DNA GGAACAACGATCCCGCATGGGTGTTCGCCCTCGATCCGAACACGGGCTCGATCCTGTGGAAGCTCCCGCGGAAGGGTCCTGCATCGCCGATGGCCGTTTCGGGTGACCGGCTGTTCCTCTCCATGGCGCAGGGAACCCTCTCGGCCTTGGACCTGAAGACGCGGCAAGCCGTGTGGCGGATCGACCTCCCTAGGCCGCCCAGACAGGCCTCAGACTCCAAAGAAGAGATCGCTATCACGGCACCGGGCCCGGTGAACGCGGTCACGGCCGAAAATGGGCGCGTGGTCGCGAACAGCGGATCGATCACCTCGTGTTTCGACGCGCGCACCGGCGCCTCGCTTTGGCAGGAGGGCGAATCGGCCTATTACGACGAACCGATCGTGACCGCGCGTGGTGTCGTGCTTGTCAAGGGTGGCAAAGCGTGCGTCGGCCGCGATCTAGCGTCGGGCAAGGTCCTCTGGCGGGTGGACCAGATGCTCGGCACTACAGTGAGTTCGCTCGAGGGGGCGTTCGCGATGCTCAGCCAGGGCAACTTGATCGGACTGGACCCGTCTTCGGGCAAGACGCTTTGGTCGCACGGACTGGGCTCTGGCCCGTTCACCGTGGGGCGACGATCCGACACGGTCCTTGGAGGCGTGCTGTTCGCGCGTGGTTGGGAGCGGATGATCGCCGTGGACGGTTTGGGAAAGGAGCTTTGGTCGTGCCCCGAGGATCAAGCTCTCGCGTCTCCGATCTGGACCGACGGCCGGCAGGTTGTTTGCTTCGACGGCCAGCGGTTGTTCCGCTACGTCCCGGGCACGCGGCCGGCGCTGCCCACCCAGCCGACCGCCCGAACGGAAGTTGCTGGGCGCCTCATTGCAAAGTTCGAGGACCTGGACGCCGAGGACTTGGCGCGGCTTGCGAGCCTCGGCGACGACGCCTTCGAACCGTTGCTCCGCGCATTCCTCGGGGCCGCCAAGGCTCAAGACTCCAGAGGTGCGTCCAGCGAGTCCTCGCGCTACGAATCGTTGGCTTCGGTGCTGAAGGCCACCGCCTCCAATCGGCGCGGCGACGATCTGCTCGCCGCGCTCGCCGCCTCCGGTCGGGGGAGTTCCGCCAAGCCGACATTGATCAGATTGCTCGCCCAGTTCGGCGACCCAGACAAGTACATCCCGTACCTTCTCAAGGAACTGGAGGTCCCCACTCCTGGATTCGAGTTCTACGACTCAAGCACCTATGTCTCGCGCATGATCGTGGCTCATTCGAACCATCCGTTGGCGGTTCGTTACATGATCGGGCAGCTCAAGGACCCAAAAGGCGACACCCAGCAGCGGTTCGATGCTTACGTGAACCTGGCGGCGTCGGGAAACGAGGAGGCCGTCGCGGCCGTGCTTGCGGAACGCTCCGAGCGAACTCTGCTCGCTCCGCTCGAAGAGCGCCTCGACCTGGCTCACGTCGGAGGGAGCACGAGGGATCAGGCGACATCGATCCTGCGCGCACAGAAGACCGATGCCAACGGGGTCACCTGGGGGCTGCTCAGCGTGGCCGTGCTTGGCAGCGACGGCGACCTCTGGCTCGTTCGCAAGGAGGGCGACGCCTGGACCCACCCTCGGTTCGCGGGAGTGAGTAGAGAGGCCCCGAGCAGTTGGGCGAATCCTCCGCCTCCGGTGCCGACATTCGCGGGCAAGACCGGAAAGGAGTTAGCGGACGGGGCCTGGTTCGACGCGCTCGTTGGCAATCCCGCGCTGGATTCGGACGCCGACGGCGACGGGTTGACCGACCTCGTGGAGGCGCGCCTGGGAACCGATCCCAAACGCGCGGACACCGACGGTGACGGAGACCCGGATGGGGTGGACCCTTGGCCCAATGCCCAGCGACGGCCCGAGTCCGATGCCGAGAAGGTGCTCGCGGCGGTCTTCGAGGCTCGTTACCACTTCTTCGGAGGGGACCAAGCGGGGATCTTCTTTGCACCTGCGGACATGGAGCCGTTCGAGATGGTCGGGTGGCGCGGACCAGTGATCTGGAAGGCGGATGCCCACGACTGGTCCACCCCGCTCGAGCAGTGCTACGAGCAGGGGGTCGCCTTTATCCGCTTCACGGGCGGCCGGGGCGGGGAGGACAAGCCATGGGAGGAGCAAATGATCACCTGGAACAAGGACCGCACCGAGGCCAGTACGCTGATCTCGACCTACTTCGGTGGCCTAAGCGGGACGGGCTACTCGGCGATCGTGCGCAAGATCGGTGATCGGTGGGTAGTCGTCTCGATGCGGATGGCCTACGTCTCCTAAGTCAACGGTGAACGAGCGTGGTCCGCGTTCAAGGCAGCCCGATGGATCATGTCGTGACGGTTGCAACGAACCGCAGATCCAAGAAGATCGAAGACCACGGCGGCAGCGGACCTGACGAGCTTTGGGCGGTTCAGACGATGATCGACGGATTGGTCCAAACCGCGACCGACTGGGAGAAAGTCAAGGGCTGAGGACGTGCCTGGGCGCGGCACTACCAGAAAGTCACCTCGAAGCCGGCGACGTTGATGAACCGATCCTTCGACTCGGGGGTTTTGTCCGGCAACACAGTCACGCGAATCGTGTGCAGGCCCGGGGGCAGGTCCCTGACGCTCCAATCGAACGGGGCTCCCCGTGTTGGCGCGTACTGGTCGACGACCGTAACCACCTTGCCGTCGATGCGCACCTCCGCGCGCCCGGCGTCGTCGTATTTCCACCCGAGCCAGCGCACCCCGGTGCCGTCGAACTTCGCCTCGCAACTGGCCCCAACCTCGTTGGAGAACCAAAACTGGCCGCCGTCGTTCCAACGGCCTGCCGTTTCCAGCCTGCGGAATCCGATGCGCTTGGGTAGCGAGGGGTCGAGGTAGAGAAAGTAATCCTCGCCCTCCTTGTAGGCGTAATACGGCCGTGCCAGCGTGCCCGGCTGAGACCGGAGCCTGAAGGAAAGCGCCTCCCCAGGCATCTTCTCGAAGTTCGCTGCAAGCTTGTCGAACTCGATGGCCCCTCCCGGATTGAACTCGGAACGGAACGCCATGGCGACCGGGCCGTAGGTAATCGCCGTTGGAAAGGTCTTCTTCGGGTCGATGGGCACCGATCGGAACTCCATGGGCAGCTCAAGTTCGAGGACTTCTCCCTTGCGCCAGCGCCGACTCACGCGCATCCAGTTCTTGCCGGCGTCGACAAGCGCCAACGGCTTGCCGTTCAACTTCGCCGTCATGGGTCCAGAAAGCCACCCCGGGCGCCGGAAGCTCAGAGCCATGGCCTCGCCGGGGGCCTCCTCGAAGGTCAGCGTGGTGCTCGGCGCCTCGGGAAAGCGCGTCGATTGCCGAAGCCGCACCGCACCGCCGTACGAATTGAACGTCAGGGTCGAGGGCACGAACAGGTTCACGCGCACACCGCCCCCCCTTTCTCGGAAATAGATGAGTTCCGGAAGGACCGCCACCGCCATGGGGCGCGTGCCTGTACAGCAGGTCCATTGGCCGTCGTTCACCTTCTGCCCCCCGAACGGGTTGTAGTCGGAGTTGTACATCACGCCCCCCGACGCACTCATCGGGATCGTCGCCGCGATTCCGTTGATGGCCAACCTCTCGACCCAATCGCCGTAGCGCGCGTCGCCGGTGATCAGGATCAAGAGCCGACACAGCTTGAAGGCGGCCCAAGAGCCGCACTGAGTCTCAAACGTGGGCGTGGTCGTCTCAAGGCGGTGGACCACCTCGTCGCGGAGCGCCAGCCGCTCGTCCGGCCCGTAGCCTCCGGTGGCAAAACACTGCTGGGTCTGCAGGAAGTCGTAGCCGCGGGTCACGGTGTCGAGATAGTGCTTCTCGCCGGTGGCCAGGTAGGCGCGCGCCGCCCCCGCAAGAGTGTTGACGTGGCTGTAGGCATGGTACGCCGTCGGCAGCGACTCCGTGCCAGGTCCTTGTCCTTTGAAGAGGGGGGCGCCCTTGGCGAGCCGATCCCAGAACGCCGTGTACTCCCAAACCTTGGCGAAGTCGCCGTATTTGTGCTCGCGGGTCAGGAAGTAGGCGCGGTAGAGGTTCTCGCTGAGCGTGTACCACTCCGTCGATCCTTGCCACACGTTGAGCGCATACGCGTTTGTGCGATCGAGGTTTTTGATCGCCCAGTCCGTGATGCGCGAAAGGTGCGCCTCGACGCCCTCGCTCTCGCAATAGACCGCCATGTCCACAAGCGCGCCCACCATCTTGTCGAACGTGTAGTGCGGCGCGTTGGGCTTGGTCGAGTAGTAGAAGAACCCGTCGGGCGCGATGCACTTGGCCCAGTTCGCCTCGAGCACCTCCGCCTTGGCCTTGCACGCGGGATCGCGGGTGGTCGCGTACATGCGCGCAAGCCCAGAGAGAATCTGGCCGAACGCGTTGAAGGCGTCGTCCGAATACCAACCTCCCAACTCGCGCCCCGGTGCGGGCAGCCCGGCCCTCCGCCTGAAGCCGAGCAGCAGATCGTCGTTGGGGATCCGCAGGTAGAACTCCTTGGCCTCGTCGAGCTGCGTCCTGAGCATTCCGGATTCGAGCGTGATGTCCTCGGGCTCGAACTCCCTAAGGCGTGGGTTGGGACCCATCGGCTCGAGGATCGAGATGCTGGTCCAACCTTGCGCAGGCTGTCCGACGGCAACCAAGTCCGACGCGAAGAGAACGTCCGGCCTGCTCTGGCCTTCGGCGACCTCGATCGTCCAGCCGTGGAAGGGGAGGTTGTCTCGGCCGCTCCACCAGTGGAGCGACGTCGGACCAAACCAGGACTTGTCTTCTCCAGCCGTCCAGTACCTGCCATCCAAGGTCGCTCGCACAGCCTCGACGGTCGCGCGGAAGTCAGCCTTGGCGGAATAGCAGCGTTGTCGACGCGGGGGCCCGCCGCCCAAGTTGTCGACGACGACTTCGGGCACCTCAAGCCGCTGGAATCCCTTGAGGAAGCTCTCGTCCAACGCGGGACGCTGGGCTCGAGACGGAACGGCGATCAGCGACAGGAGCAACGCCAAGGGGAGACCGAGAGCCCGTGTTGCAGGCATGGCTCACTTCAGTTCGCCGCGGAGGGCGTCTTTCCCTTTTCAACTCTCCGCAGGGCGATTATGCCCGAGGGCAACGGCGTGCGCCAATCACGGAAAATCCGACGGCACCGCGCCGACGCTCGCGACGAACTCGTCCCAGAGCGCCTGGGCGTCCTTGCCCGTGAGCTTATGGAACAACGGCATTGGGTCGTCGCCATGGCGGAGTGCCCGGTCCAACGCCGGCCCCAGACCCATGTCGTACTGGCGCGACACCCAGGCGAGCCAGTAGGCGGTGGTTCGGTAGCTGTCGGTGTACTTGTTGCGGGTTGCATCGATGCGCGGCCGTTTAGCCTCCGGCTCGTAGCGCCACCAGCGCACGTAGTCGGCGATGCCCTCGACGAGCCAGCCGGGCTTGGGGCCCCTTCCCGGGTAGGACTGCACGACGTGCGTCAACTCGTGGACGACCATCCCGAGATCGTCCGGATGGGCGGTGATCCACTCGCCGTTGATGGTGATCGTATTGCCCGACGTGTAAGCCGGCGCCGAGATCTTCTTCTTGATGACAAGCCGTATCTGCGACGGGGCCTTGTAATCCTCGGTGGCGAGCAGGGAGCACACCGTCGGGAACCACGACTCGACGAGCCCCTTGGCCGCCTCGCCCCACGCCTGACCCTCGGGGAAGTCGGACGCATCGACCGACACGGGAGGGCACTCCAGCCGCGGCGCCAAGGGATAGATGTGCTTTTGGAGCGGCTGTTGTGCCCCTAGGAGAGCCGCGCTCAAGAGGAGTGCGATGCATGCTGTCTGTTTCATCCAACCGTTGCTCGTTTCGCGAGTCATTTGTTCACCTCGTCCTTTGGCACGCCCGACAAGCGGGCGTGGCACCCGGTATCCACCCGGTATCCACCCGGTACCGGTCCGACCCATCGCCATTCTGATCGCAATCTGGCCTGGCCTCAATTCCATCCCCCATCGATTCGTGCCCGGGTCTCCGCCCAAGGCCGCACGCCGCTTGCCGCATCGCGCGATTCCACCGAGCACGCCCCGACGGCGCACCCGGCCTCCAAACATGCCTCGAGACCAAACCCGCGCACCCAACCCATCAGGAAGCCGGCGATGGTGGCGTCCCCCGCGCCCGTGGTCCCCACGGCCTCCACCGAGAAGCACGGGTGCTCTGCGGTCCGGTTCGCCCAGGAGGCCGCGTTCGAAAGTCCGGGAATCGTCGAGAGCCGGTCCTCGCCGGCGGTCCAGGCGGCCAGGCCTCGGGTCCCCCGCTTCACCACGACGATGCCCGCGCCCATCTCGAGGCACCGCTCGGCGCACTCCTCGGCGGGTCGCCCGAGCATGAACGCCAACTCCCCGTCGCTGGGGAAGAAGAGGTCCACAAGGGGCAGCACGCGTTCGAGGATCCGCCCCCAGGGCGCCTTCCCAGAAGGGGAGGCCGGATCGGGCAGGCTCATGTCCAGCGAGACCGCCGCCCCCGCGCGCCGAGCCTTGGCAAGCAGCGACTCCAACTCCCCGCCCTCGTCGGCGTACATCCGGGCCATGAGCGGCGGGTAGCCGAAGTGCAGCACCTTCGCCCCCTCCAAATGGGCGTCATCGAGGTCGCTCGCCGAAAACGTGTCGTTCTCGCCCGGCATGTGCAAGAACGTGCGGTCCCGGCCGGGCGGGCTGATCACGATCGAGTAGGAGGTCACACCGCCGGCGGTGGCCGCCAAGCCGCGTGTCAAAGAAGGCGACTCGGCGGCCAGCAGCTCGGCGACCACCCTTCCAAACGGGTCGTCGCCGATCTTCCCGACTAGGTCGACCGACACCCCGAGTCGGTGAAGGGCCCGGCCCACGTTCGGCACGCAACCGCCGGTGGCCAGGTCGGCGGCCCCGACCTCGATCAGGGCGCCGGGCCGCAGCTCGGCGTCCCTGAGGAAGTGCGGAATCACGTCGAGACAGATGTGGCCGGCGACGACGATCTCCGCCATCACCCGACCTCGACCGTCCGCCCGGTGCGCTGCGACTCCAAGGCCGCGGTGAAGAGTCGGTGGCTCGCCAGCGCCTCCTCCGGAGTCGCGCAGGGAAACGCGGGGCGGTTCCCAGCCAGCTCCTCGAGGTACGCGGCCCACATCTGCAGGATCGCATCGGTGAACCCGAACTCGAAGATGCTGCCCGTGATCGTCTGGGTCGCTCCCGCATAGCCCAGATCCTCCTCGCGCCACGCCTGCGGACCGCCGGGCTCGTAGGGCATCGTGCGGAGCGTCTTGGGATGGCGCGTGGAGAACTCGGCGCTGTTCTTCGTCCCGAGAATGCGCAGACTCCAGGTGTTGGTGTCGCCCGGTGAGATGCGTTTGGTTTCGAAGATCATCGGGAATCCCTCGGTGCTTTCGCACGCAAGGATCGCGTTGTCCCACGTCTCGCACGGTGCCGTGCCACCGTGCCCGTCGGGACGGGTCTCCACCACGTTGCTCAGCAGCGCGCGCACGTTCTTGGCGCGGAATCCCAACCGCAACGGAAGGTGGAGCACGTGCAATCCGAGGTCGCCCATGCAGCCGTACTCGCCGTTGGTCGCGATGCGGCGTTTCCAATTGATCGCCTTGTTCGGGTCGAGGTCGCTGCTGTGGCAGAACCCCGCCCGCACCTCGAGGATGCGGCCGAATGCGCCCTCTGACGCCATCTTCGCGATGCGCTGCGCACCGGGGAAGTAGGGAAACTCGCTCGAACAGCGCACCAGCAACTCGGGCTTGGCGTCCACGGCCGCGGAGATGCGCTCGGCCGCGGGAAGGTCGATGCCGAAAGGCTTCTCGGCGAACAGGTGCTTTCCCGCCGCGAGGGTGGCCGTGTAAAGCTCCTCGTGCCGGTGGTGGGGCACGGCGCAGTACACCGCCTCCACCGCGGGGTCGGCCAGAAGCTCGGAGTATCGGGTGGTTTGGAGGGGGACCTCGAAATGCGCACCGAACCACTCCATGGCTGCGGGGTCCGCATCGCAGACGGCCACGATTTCGGGCTTGGCGGAAACGCCCTCGAGATGGCACCACCGCGCCGCGGCGCTGGCGAACTCCCGACCCATCAGCCCACACCCGACAACCCCGAAACGGACGGTTCTCATGGCGTGAGGAGGGCGTGGGCGGCTTCGGGCGTGGCCCCTTCGTGGACGATGGCCATGAGCGCCCGGGTCATGCGCGCGGGACTCTCGTGCTGAATCACGTTGCGGCCGTAGACGATGCCCCTTGCGCCCTGCTGCATGAGATCGTACGTGCGCTCAAGGATCGTTGCGTCGGGCGCCCGTCCGCCGCCGCGCACGAGCACCGGAATCTCTCCCGCGATTTGGACGACGCGGTGGTACTCGGCCACGTCGTCGGTCGGGTCGGCCTTGATGACGTCGGCGCCCAGCTCAACGGCTTGGCGCACGAGCGGCAGGATCTTGTCGATGTTCCCATCGACCATGTAGCCACCGGAAGCCGTGTTGTCCCGCATCACCAGCGGCTCGACCATCAGCGGCATGCCCCACCGCTCGCACGCGGGTTTGAGGCGGCATACATTGGCCACGCACTGCTCGTGCAGTCCCGGTTGGTCCGGCAGGCGCAGAAGATTCACCACGACGCACACGGCGTCGAGCCGCAGGGCTTGCTCAACCGCATCGTCGATCAGGCGGCTGAAGAGGCGGGAGGGGAGGGCGTTCCCGTAGACGTTCGCCACGTCGGTCCGCAAGACCAGTGCGGGCTTGCGGGGGCCGGCGATCGACTGGAGCACGGGGGCGGTTCCGGGCGGAAGTTGGATCGCGTCGGGCCCGGCTTGGACGACCGTTCCGACGGCCAATCGGATGTCCTCGATGCCCCCCAGGAAGGAGCGCTCGTTGAAGAACCCGTGGTCGATCGCCACGTCGAAGCAGTGGCCGTCGGCGGCAAAGAGTCGGTTCAAGCGAGCGGTCGTGGACACCTTGGCCGAACTTACCCGTTTGCCGTGCGGCGCCCATGAAAAAAAGGGTGGACGCCATGGTCCACCCTTTCCAATTCGTTCAGGGCAGGGCCCGACCCGAGGGCCGGGCACCTGCGTGCGTCCCTACCGACCAAAACTTGCGCCTGCGGGAGAACGCGTGTGGCGTCCCTCGCCGACCTCCTCGATCAACTTGTCCGCAAATGCGGGGATGTCGTCGGGCTTCCGGCTTGTGACGATGCCGCGGTCGGTGACCACCGCCTCGTCTTTCCAGTGGGCGCCGGCATTCTTCAAATCGGTCTTGATCGAGGCGTAGCTCGTCACGTTGCGGCCCTGGAGCGCGTCGGCTTCGGCCAGCATCCACGGTCCGTGGCAGATGGCGCCGATCGGCCGACCGGACTCCACGAAGCCCTTGACGAACCGCACTGCCTTGTCGCTCATACGGAGCCGGTCGGGGTTCGCCACGCCGCCGGGAATCATCAGCGCGTCGAAATCTTCGGCGCGGCACTGATCCACGGTCTTGTCGACGTGCGCCTGTTTGCCCCAGCCGTCGCCCTTCCAACTCTTGATGTCGCCGGTCTCCAAAGACACGATGGTCGTGGTCGCACCCGCGTCCTCGAGCCTCTTCTTCGTGTCGAAAAGCTCCGATTCCTCAAACCCGTTGGTCGCGAGAATGGCGATCTTCTTTCCTTCAATCTTCTTGTTCATTGGTACCTCCCTTGGATGATTGGAACTAGCGTTGCAACTCAAGCTCTCTTAACTCCTTCTACGTCAAAGGTACTGGAGGTTCTTCGATTCTTGTGGAATCATTACGGTGCGTCCTTCCGCAACCCCCGCGCGCGAGAACGCCTTCGGTCGCATAATGCAATTGATGCGGACACGTCTCACGGTCCTGGGCGCGTTAGCCACGCTGCTGGCCGCGCTGATCGCTTTGGCTTCGCTCGTCTTCGGCGTTGCGGGCGCATTGGGCAAAGGGGGTGAGGTCAATCACACGACCGCGATTCCCAACCTGCTCACTGGTATCGTGTGCGCGCTGGCGGTGGCCGCGTTCCTGAGACGGCGCCGAGAGTGGTTTGGACTCGCGCTTGCGGGGGCGGTCGGCCACTTCGCGGGTCATGCGATGCTGCTTTCCCGCCTGGGAGATCGGGGCGGAGTGAATGCCGGGCGCCTCGCGGGGCTGTTCGCCGTGCCGATCCTGTGGCTGGTCGCGGTTCTCATCATGCGCCAGTCCCGGGAGGCCGTGAGCCAACCATGAAGATCCAAACCAAGCCGTTCCGCATCGGCGAAGGTGAGTCCGTGGATTTGGGGAAGTGCCCGACCCGCGTCAAGCCGTTCTACAAGTCGAAGGGCGACTACAAGGACCTCCTCGAGAAGCACATCGAGAAGCTGAGCGCGCTGCAGAACCTTCAATACGCCCACAACCAGTACGCCCTCCTGGTGATCTTCCAAGCGATGGATGCCGCAGGGAAGGACGGCGCGATCAAGCACGTGATGTCCGGCGTGAACCCCCAGGGTTGCCAGGTCTTCAGCTTCAAGCATCCGAGCGCCCAGGAGCTCGACCACGACTTCCTTTGGAGGACGACCCGGTGCCTTCCAGAACGCGGCCGCATCGGGATCTTCAACCGCTCGTACTACGAGGAGGTGCTCGTGGTGCGCGTCCATCCGGAGATTCTCCAAGGGCAGGGGTTGCCGAAGGAGGATCTCGAAGACCCCGAGATCTGGGACCATCGGATGCGATCGATGGTGGACCTCGAGAAGCACTTGAACCGCAACGGCACCAAGGTGGTGAAGTTTTTCCTCCACGTTTCGAAGGAGGAGCAGCGCAGGCGCTTCCTCGCGCGCATCGAAGATCCTGAGAAGAACTGGAAGTTCAGCCCAGGCGACCTGGCCGAGCGCGCCCACTGGAACGAGTACATGGCCGCCTACGAGGCGTGCCTCGGCGCGACGAGCACGAACCACGCCCCCTGGTACGCGGTTCCCGCCGACGACAAGTACAACGCCCGCCTCATCGTGTCCCAGGTGATTGTGGAGACGCTGGAGGGTCTGAAGATGACCTATCCCGAAGCCGAAGCGCACGGAGACGAGTTGGCCGCGTGCCGCCAACAACTGGAAGCGGAAGCAAAATAGCCGTTCGTCTATCGTCCTTCGTTGGTCGTTTGTCGTCCCCTCTCCCCGACAAACGACAAACGATCAACGACCAACGATCACTCCGTCCGCGCGTCCTTCAGGAACTTGGCGTGCCAGTCGAGGAACAGCCGGTTCCGGCCGCCGAAATGGACGGATTTGCCCTTCAAGTCGGCTGGCACCGACGGGATGGTGCGGGGGAAGTAGGCGTCCACGGCCATCTCGACGTCCGAGACGCCTTGGGGCGAGCCCACCTGGGGATTGCCCGCGAGCTGGAGATCGCGAACGGCCTGCTCCTCCGACTTGCCCCAGAGATTGTCGAGGGGCACGGGGTCGTCGGGTCGGTCGAAGCGCCACATCCAGAAGTTGCTCTTCCAACGGCGGCCGGCGACGTCGAACTCCTGCACGACTTGGGGCACGCGGCCGAGCGCGGAGGCTTCGGTTCCTGGACAAACGAGGATCTCGAAGTTCTTCAGGTAGATGCCCACTGTGGGCCCAAGCCAACCCGTGCGCGGATCGGAGGGAGGCCACGTAGTCCATGGTTTGTACCCGCCGGGCAGCGAGGATTTGAGGTCTCGGCGATCGGGGAGACGGTCGTCCCAGTCGCCCATGTACATCATCATCGCCGCCCCGAGCTGGCGGAAGTTGCTGATGCACGCGATCTGCTTGGCCTTGGCCTTCGCCTGCGAGAAGACGGGGAAGAGGATGGCCGCGAGGATGGCGATGATCGCGATCACCACCAAGAGCTCGATCAGGGTAAACCCCGCGGGCACAGGCGTCTCGCCTGCCTTTCGCGAGCTTGCCGTGGGGCTTGAGGGCCTTGGGGAAGTACTCACCTCGCGCCCCCGTGGGCAGGCCACGCGCTGTTCAACGGATAGACCTTGACTTCGCCGGTCCATGCGCCTGTTCGCTCCACCCGCAACCCGCGGGGGCCGTCGACCGGCAGCGCGAAGATCGGCATCGACACCGCTCCTTCTTGCGCGAAGATCTCGAGCGAGGCGCGGTCCACCAGCACCCGCAGCCGCAAGCGCCCTTCGACAGGTGCGACCCGCACGGACCTGTCGAGGCACTTCAAATCGTGCGATGGGGCATCGTAGGTGATGCGCTGGCCGTTGGCGACGAGGGCGAGCGTTCCCGTGGGCGGGACCTCCAGTGAGACCGTCGCGTCGATCAGGCCGCTCTCGACCGGAAACCAACCGGACCCCTGCTCCTTCACCAGGGGGCCATGCAGCCGTGCGAGCTCGGAAACCGGGTGGATGCGCAGCCTCGGGCCGTCTGGCGTGGACACCAGCGTCAACTCGGTGGGAATCCCCAATTCCTGGTTCCATGCGGTCCCCGGGAAGTTCGCATTGTTGTGCCACGCGATCTGCACGCGTCGGCCATTGGGGTCGTTGAAGTAGGTCTGCGCCGCGTAGCCCGTGTTGCCGAAGTTCGTGGGAATC from Fimbriimonadaceae bacterium encodes:
- a CDS encoding type 1 glutamine amidotransferase; amino-acid sequence: MNKKIEGKKIAILATNGFEESELFDTKKRLEDAGATTTIVSLETGDIKSWKGDGWGKQAHVDKTVDQCRAEDFDALMIPGGVANPDRLRMSDKAVRFVKGFVESGRPIGAICHGPWMLAEADALQGRNVTSYASIKTDLKNAGAHWKDEAVVTDRGIVTSRKPDDIPAFADKLIEEVGEGRHTRSPAGASFGR
- a CDS encoding Gfo/Idh/MocA family oxidoreductase — encoded protein: MRTVRFGVVGCGLMGREFASAAARWCHLEGVSAKPEIVAVCDADPAAMEWFGAHFEVPLQTTRYSELLADPAVEAVYCAVPHHRHEELYTATLAAGKHLFAEKPFGIDLPAAERISAAVDAKPELLVRCSSEFPYFPGAQRIAKMASEGAFGRILEVRAGFCHSSDLDPNKAINWKRRIATNGEYGCMGDLGLHVLHLPLRLGFRAKNVRALLSNVVETRPDGHGGTAPCETWDNAILACESTEGFPMIFETKRISPGDTNTWSLRILGTKNSAEFSTRHPKTLRTMPYEPGGPQAWREEDLGYAGATQTITGSIFEFGFTDAILQMWAAYLEELAGNRPAFPCATPEEALASHRLFTAALESQRTGRTVEVG
- a CDS encoding polyphosphate kinase 2 family protein, with product MKIQTKPFRIGEGESVDLGKCPTRVKPFYKSKGDYKDLLEKHIEKLSALQNLQYAHNQYALLVIFQAMDAAGKDGAIKHVMSGVNPQGCQVFSFKHPSAQELDHDFLWRTTRCLPERGRIGIFNRSYYEEVLVVRVHPEILQGQGLPKEDLEDPEIWDHRMRSMVDLEKHLNRNGTKVVKFFLHVSKEEQRRRFLARIEDPEKNWKFSPGDLAERAHWNEYMAAYEACLGATSTNHAPWYAVPADDKYNARLIVSQVIVETLEGLKMTYPEAEAHGDELAACRQQLEAEAK
- a CDS encoding PQQ-binding-like beta-propeller repeat protein, coding for MFAWSVLCLMALGQQPPPPPYVRVGTYSLGEFTRASLVGDGVLYYVQGEVLRALDLATGKPIWHQALVGSVKLATDGHTLFACSGSWNNDPAWVFALDPNTGSILWKLPRKGPASPMAVSGDRLFLSMAQGTLSALDLKTRQAVWRIDLPRPPRQASDSKEEIAITAPGPVNAVTAENGRVVANSGSITSCFDARTGASLWQEGESAYYDEPIVTARGVVLVKGGKACVGRDLASGKVLWRVDQMLGTTVSSLEGAFAMLSQGNLIGLDPSSGKTLWSHGLGSGPFTVGRRSDTVLGGVLFARGWERMIAVDGLGKELWSCPEDQALASPIWTDGRQVVCFDGQRLFRYVPGTRPALPTQPTARTEVAGRLIAKFEDLDAEDLARLASLGDDAFEPLLRAFLGAAKAQDSRGASSESSRYESLASVLKATASNRRGDDLLAALAASGRGSSAKPTLIRLLAQFGDPDKYIPYLLKELEVPTPGFEFYDSSTYVSRMIVAHSNHPLAVRYMIGQLKDPKGDTQQRFDAYVNLAASGNEEAVAAVLAERSERTLLAPLEERLDLAHVGGSTRDQATSILRAQKTDANGVTWGLLSVAVLGSDGDLWLVRKEGDAWTHPRFAGVSREAPSSWANPPPPVPTFAGKTGKELADGAWFDALVGNPALDSDADGDGLTDLVEARLGTDPKRADTDGDGDPDGVDPWPNAQRRPESDAEKVLAAVFEARYHFFGGDQAGIFFAPADMEPFEMVGWRGPVIWKADAHDWSTPLEQCYEQGVAFIRFTGGRGGEDKPWEEQMITWNKDRTEASTLISTYFGGLSGTGYSAIVRKIGDRWVVVSMRMAYVS
- a CDS encoding glycoside hydrolase family 127 protein produces the protein MPATRALGLPLALLLSLIAVPSRAQRPALDESFLKGFQRLEVPEVVVDNLGGGPPRRQRCYSAKADFRATVEAVRATLDGRYWTAGEDKSWFGPTSLHWWSGRDNLPFHGWTIEVAEGQSRPDVLFASDLVAVGQPAQGWTSISILEPMGPNPRLREFEPEDITLESGMLRTQLDEAKEFYLRIPNDDLLLGFRRRAGLPAPGRELGGWYSDDAFNAFGQILSGLARMYATTRDPACKAKAEVLEANWAKCIAPDGFFYYSTKPNAPHYTFDKMVGALVDMAVYCESEGVEAHLSRITDWAIKNLDRTNAYALNVWQGSTEWYTLSENLYRAYFLTREHKYGDFAKVWEYTAFWDRLAKGAPLFKGQGPGTESLPTAYHAYSHVNTLAGAARAYLATGEKHYLDTVTRGYDFLQTQQCFATGGYGPDERLALRDEVVHRLETTTPTFETQCGSWAAFKLCRLLILITGDARYGDWVERLAINGIAATIPMSASGGVMYNSDYNPFGGQKVNDGQWTCCTGTRPMAVAVLPELIYFRERGGGVRVNLFVPSTLTFNSYGGAVRLRQSTRFPEAPSTTLTFEEAPGEAMALSFRRPGWLSGPMTAKLNGKPLALVDAGKNWMRVSRRWRKGEVLELELPMEFRSVPIDPKKTFPTAITYGPVAMAFRSEFNPGGAIEFDKLAANFEKMPGEALSFRLRSQPGTLARPYYAYKEGEDYFLYLDPSLPKRIGFRRLETAGRWNDGGQFWFSNEVGASCEAKFDGTGVRWLGWKYDDAGRAEVRIDGKVVTVVDQYAPTRGAPFDWSVRDLPPGLHTIRVTVLPDKTPESKDRFINVAGFEVTFW
- a CDS encoding basic secretory family protein; its protein translation is MKQTACIALLLSAALLGAQQPLQKHIYPLAPRLECPPVSVDASDFPEGQAWGEAAKGLVESWFPTVCSLLATEDYKAPSQIRLVIKKKISAPAYTSGNTITINGEWITAHPDDLGMVVHELTHVVQSYPGRGPKPGWLVEGIADYVRWWRYEPEAKRPRIDATRNKYTDSYRTTAYWLAWVSRQYDMGLGPALDRALRHGDDPMPLFHKLTGKDAQALWDEFVASVGAVPSDFP
- a CDS encoding carbohydrate kinase family protein; this encodes MAEIVVAGHICLDVIPHFLRDAELRPGALIEVGAADLATGGCVPNVGRALHRLGVSVDLVGKIGDDPFGRVVAELLAAESPSLTRGLAATAGGVTSYSIVISPPGRDRTFLHMPGENDTFSASDLDDAHLEGAKVLHFGYPPLMARMYADEGGELESLLAKARRAGAAVSLDMSLPDPASPSGKAPWGRILERVLPLVDLFFPSDGELAFMLGRPAEECAERCLEMGAGIVVVKRGTRGLAAWTAGEDRLSTIPGLSNAASWANRTAEHPCFSVEAVGTTGAGDATIAGFLMGWVRGFGLEACLEAGCAVGACSVESRDAASGVRPWAETRARIDGGWN